The Anaerolineae bacterium genome includes a window with the following:
- a CDS encoding phospholipid carrier-dependent glycosyltransferase: protein MSKLPPLLADILLVLILLLGAYLRFVGINWDEDQHLHPDERFLTMVESAIEPVHSLGEYFDTARSSLNPANKGFGFFVYGTLPIFIVRYVADALGKTGYGEVHLVGRQLSALADVLLVLLVYWVGKRLYGRKVGLLAAAFSALAVMQIQQSHFFTVDNFFNLFTFAAVAVAVHISLDERPLRRLTPRFLAFGLAYGAAMAAKISAFPVAVLLPVALLVRWARLSPAQRREEGLLGVSLLALAGGLSLLAFRVFQPYAFRGPHFWNFGLNPQWLNNLRELKAQASGHADFPPAMQWARRPVWFAVQNLVL, encoded by the coding sequence ATGTCCAAACTGCCCCCCCTTCTCGCCGACATCCTGCTCGTCCTCATCCTGCTCCTCGGTGCTTACCTGCGGTTTGTGGGCATCAACTGGGACGAAGACCAGCACCTGCACCCCGACGAGCGGTTCCTCACCATGGTGGAATCCGCCATCGAGCCGGTGCACAGCCTAGGCGAGTATTTCGACACCGCCCGCTCCTCCCTCAACCCGGCCAACAAGGGCTTCGGCTTCTTCGTCTACGGCACCCTGCCCATCTTCATCGTGCGCTATGTGGCCGATGCCTTGGGCAAGACCGGCTACGGCGAGGTGCATCTGGTGGGGCGGCAACTCTCCGCCCTGGCCGATGTGCTCTTAGTGCTGCTGGTCTATTGGGTGGGCAAACGCCTCTACGGGCGCAAAGTGGGCCTGCTGGCCGCCGCTTTCTCGGCCTTGGCCGTGATGCAAATCCAGCAGTCCCACTTCTTCACCGTGGACAACTTCTTCAACCTGTTCACCTTTGCGGCGGTGGCCGTGGCGGTGCACATTTCCCTGGACGAGCGACCTCTGCGCCGCCTGACGCCGCGTTTCCTGGCTTTTGGTCTGGCCTACGGCGCGGCCATGGCCGCGAAAATCAGCGCCTTCCCTGTGGCTGTGCTGTTGCCCGTGGCCCTGCTGGTGCGCTGGGCCCGGCTGAGCCCCGCCCAACGGCGCGAGGAAGGCCTGCTGGGGGTGAGCTTGCTGGCCCTGGCCGGGGGACTGAGCCTGCTGGCCTTCCGTGTCTTCCAGCCCTACGCCTTCCGCGGGCCGCATTTCTGGAACTTCGGCCTTAACCCCCAGTGGCTGAACAACCTGCGCGAACTCAAGGCCCAGGCCAGCGGCCATGCCGACTTCCCGCCCGCTATGCAATGGGCCCGTCGGCCGGTGTGGTTCGCCGTCCAAAACCTGGTGCTC
- a CDS encoding glycosyltransferase family 39 protein, translating into MREYTLWDYVKGRLAAWLPPALRPADWAPLPPTVLQAVEKALGEEGETGGLAPDAEVQPAPPEPVQPPEEGVPPSVSHDPIPHREPWPWRGLAALTLALFAQRLLEPPERSLGAALGFYAAALGMLGWALLRGEVTLPPLPRTPWARDELRLAHPGWLAPGLTLALAAFVLFGDNRFTGLDLTLWLGGLGLLVAALWRPVRPWRERLAGWRQRWRRGTWQVTLRPGHLAVLFLVGLALFFRLYRLAEVPAEMFSDHAEKLLDVADVLAGQWRIFFPRNTGREAMQMYLTAFTARYLGLGLSFLALKAGTAIMGLFTLPFIYLLGVELADRRVAFWATALTAMAYWPNVITRVALRFTFYPAWVAPTLYFLVRGLRRGERNAFILAGIALGLGVHGYSPFRMVTLTVLAAVGLYLLHEGRRSAERRTRAVVGLVLVVLFSVVVFLPLLRYMLGHWDIFFYRSMTRLGQMERPYPGPPLRIFLSNLWKVWLMPFWENGQIWVHSIPHRPALDWISGALYALGSVLLIVRYLRQRRWEDLFLLVAVPLLMLPSALSLAFPEENPSLNRTGGAIVPVFLIVGLGLEGVLRPLWARRPRWGPRLAWALGAVLLAGAAFLNFDLVFHRYDEEFRLGAWNTSEMGQVVRGFSQSIGAPDHVWVVPYPHWVDTRLVAINAGVFPQITDYALWRENIPNTQNLPGPKLFLVKPEDQETLAVLEALYPGGKMKVVRSSTPGKDFIVYWTP; encoded by the coding sequence ATGCGCGAATACACTCTTTGGGACTATGTCAAGGGACGGTTGGCTGCGTGGCTGCCCCCGGCCCTCCGGCCTGCGGATTGGGCGCCGTTGCCCCCAACGGTGCTTCAAGCGGTCGAGAAGGCCTTAGGGGAAGAAGGGGAAACAGGAGGCTTGGCCCCGGACGCAGAGGTCCAGCCCGCACCTCCTGAACCTGTGCAGCCCCCGGAGGAAGGCGTCCCCCCTTCGGTGTCCCATGACCCTATCCCGCATCGTGAGCCCTGGCCCTGGCGCGGTTTGGCGGCTTTGACGTTGGCCTTGTTCGCCCAACGGCTGCTGGAGCCGCCGGAGCGCAGCCTGGGCGCGGCGCTGGGTTTTTACGCGGCCGCGCTGGGGATGCTGGGGTGGGCGCTCCTGCGCGGTGAGGTGACTCTGCCGCCTTTGCCCCGGACGCCTTGGGCGCGGGACGAACTGCGCCTGGCTCATCCCGGTTGGCTGGCGCCGGGATTGACCCTGGCGCTGGCCGCCTTTGTCCTTTTCGGCGACAATCGCTTCACCGGCCTCGATTTGACCCTCTGGCTGGGAGGGCTGGGGTTGCTCGTGGCGGCCCTGTGGCGTCCCGTGCGTCCCTGGCGTGAACGGCTGGCCGGGTGGCGGCAGCGATGGCGCCGTGGCACATGGCAGGTGACCCTGCGGCCCGGCCATCTGGCGGTGCTCTTCCTGGTCGGGTTGGCCCTGTTTTTCCGCCTTTATCGTCTGGCGGAGGTGCCGGCCGAGATGTTCTCGGACCATGCCGAGAAACTGCTCGATGTGGCCGATGTGCTGGCCGGGCAATGGCGCATCTTCTTCCCCCGCAACACGGGCCGCGAGGCCATGCAGATGTACCTCACCGCCTTCACCGCTCGGTATCTGGGGCTGGGGCTGAGTTTCCTGGCCCTCAAGGCGGGCACGGCCATCATGGGGCTGTTCACCCTGCCCTTCATTTATCTGCTAGGCGTGGAGTTGGCCGACCGTCGGGTGGCTTTTTGGGCCACGGCCCTGACGGCCATGGCCTACTGGCCCAATGTGATCACCCGCGTGGCCCTGCGCTTCACCTTCTACCCGGCCTGGGTGGCGCCCACGCTGTACTTTCTGGTGCGCGGGCTGCGGCGGGGCGAGCGCAACGCCTTCATTCTCGCCGGCATCGCCCTGGGGCTGGGCGTGCACGGCTATTCGCCTTTCCGTATGGTGACGCTCACGGTGCTGGCCGCCGTAGGATTGTACTTGCTCCATGAAGGGCGGCGCTCAGCCGAGCGACGCACCCGCGCGGTGGTAGGCTTGGTGTTGGTGGTGCTTTTCTCGGTGGTGGTGTTCTTGCCCCTCTTGCGCTACATGCTGGGGCACTGGGATATCTTCTTCTATCGTTCCATGACCCGCCTGGGCCAGATGGAACGTCCCTATCCGGGGCCGCCGTTGCGTATCTTTCTGAGCAACCTGTGGAAAGTCTGGCTCATGCCTTTCTGGGAGAACGGCCAGATCTGGGTGCATTCCATCCCCCACCGGCCAGCGCTGGACTGGATCAGCGGAGCGCTTTACGCCCTGGGGAGCGTCTTGCTCATCGTGCGCTATCTGCGCCAGCGCCGCTGGGAGGACCTGTTTCTCCTGGTCGCCGTGCCTTTGCTCATGTTGCCTTCGGCCCTGTCGCTGGCCTTCCCCGAGGAGAATCCCAGCCTGAATCGCACCGGTGGAGCCATCGTGCCGGTATTCCTCATCGTAGGGTTGGGCCTGGAAGGGGTGTTGCGTCCCTTGTGGGCGCGGCGCCCTCGGTGGGGGCCCCGCCTGGCCTGGGCCCTGGGCGCGGTGTTGTTGGCGGGGGCGGCTTTTCTCAACTTCGATCTGGTGTTCCACCGGTACGATGAGGAATTTCGCTTAGGGGCCTGGAACACCTCCGAAATGGGGCAGGTCGTCCGTGGGTTCAGCCAGTCCATCGGAGCCCCGGATCACGTCTGGGTGGTCCCTTATCCCCATTGGGTGGATACCCGCCTGGTGGCCATCAACGCCGGGGTGTTCCCGCAAATCACCGATTATGCCCTGTGGCGCGAAAACATCCCGAACACGCAAAACCTCCCCGGCCCAAAGTTGTTTCTGGTGAAGCCCGAAGACCAGGAAACCCTGGCCGTGCTGGAAGCCCTGTATCCTGGGGGAAAGATGAAAGTGGTGCGTTCGTCCACCCCAGGGAAAGATTTCATTGTGTATTGGACGCCTTAG
- a CDS encoding class I SAM-dependent methyltransferase, with product MVTPSNRDFLFLQLRELPYFRALLRAVEATFYQGLDLPAPTLDLGCGDGHFAARTFDRPLEVGLDPWWAPLQEARRRYGEAYRLLVQADGAAMPFPEGAFASAVSNSVLEHIPHLDAVLRDLARVLRPGAPFVFSVPNHNFLPNLSVGRALDRLGLRPLGDAYRAFFNRISRHHHCDPPEVWRQRLARAGFEVVDWWHYFSPAALRALEWGHYFGLPGLVVKKLTGRWILAPTHRNLAWLARRLRPLYENPRHPQGAYTFYIARRWG from the coding sequence ATGGTGACCCCGTCGAATCGCGATTTTCTCTTTCTTCAACTGCGTGAACTGCCCTACTTCCGCGCCTTGCTGCGCGCGGTGGAGGCTACTTTCTACCAGGGCCTCGACCTGCCTGCGCCTACCCTGGACCTGGGTTGCGGCGACGGCCACTTTGCCGCCCGCACTTTCGACCGCCCCCTGGAAGTGGGCCTGGACCCCTGGTGGGCGCCCCTGCAGGAGGCCCGCCGCCGCTATGGCGAGGCCTACCGCCTGCTCGTCCAGGCCGACGGCGCGGCCATGCCTTTCCCCGAGGGCGCTTTCGCCAGTGCGGTGAGCAACTCGGTGTTGGAGCACATCCCCCATCTGGACGCCGTGCTGCGCGATTTGGCGCGCGTGTTGCGCCCCGGCGCGCCTTTCGTGTTCAGCGTGCCCAACCACAACTTCCTGCCCAACCTGAGCGTGGGCCGCGCGCTGGACCGGTTGGGCCTGCGCCCGCTGGGCGATGCGTATCGCGCCTTCTTCAACCGCATCTCCCGCCATCATCATTGCGACCCGCCCGAAGTGTGGCGCCAGCGCCTGGCCCGTGCGGGCTTTGAGGTGGTGGATTGGTGGCACTACTTCTCGCCCGCCGCCCTGCGCGCCTTGGAATGGGGGCATTACTTCGGCCTGCCCGGTCTGGTGGTCAAGAAACTCACGGGCCGCTGGATTCTCGCCCCTACCCACCGGAATCTGGCCTGGCTGGCGCGCCGGTTGCGCCCCCTATACGAAAACCCGCGCCACCCTCAAGGGGCTTATACGTTCTACATCGCCCGCCGTTGGGGGTGA
- a CDS encoding DegV family protein: MSPVGVLTDSTTYFPEDLLRQYDIRVVPLRVNWDGETFRDGVDITPQAFYERLSQSKTLPTTSQPPMQDFLAAYEAMAEKYDAIVAVLISSGISGTVASALAAAQEFDKVPVAVVDSRSTSAAQGWATLEAARLAAQGASFEEVRDKAQWVVDRLHTFFVVDTLKYLHKGGRIGGASRYLGTALNIKPILYFDAEGKIDALERVRTKRRALQRILDLAKERAGDRPVKVGIIHAHAAEAAQAFKAQVEQTLNCQETLFVELSPVLGTHVGPGTIGMGFFLTEE, encoded by the coding sequence ATGAGTCCTGTAGGTGTGTTGACCGACAGTACGACTTACTTCCCCGAAGACCTTTTGCGGCAGTACGATATCCGCGTGGTCCCTCTGCGGGTGAATTGGGATGGGGAAACCTTCCGCGATGGGGTGGATATCACCCCCCAGGCGTTTTACGAGCGCCTGTCTCAGTCGAAAACCTTGCCCACGACTTCGCAACCTCCCATGCAAGACTTCCTGGCCGCTTATGAAGCCATGGCCGAAAAGTACGACGCCATCGTGGCGGTGCTCATTTCCTCGGGCATCAGCGGCACAGTGGCCAGCGCGCTGGCGGCGGCACAAGAGTTCGATAAAGTGCCGGTGGCCGTGGTGGATTCCAGGAGCACCTCGGCGGCCCAGGGTTGGGCCACGCTGGAAGCGGCCCGCCTGGCCGCCCAGGGCGCATCCTTTGAGGAGGTGCGGGACAAAGCCCAGTGGGTGGTGGATCGTCTGCACACCTTTTTCGTGGTGGATACGCTGAAATACCTTCACAAGGGCGGACGAATCGGGGGGGCTTCCCGTTACTTGGGCACGGCGCTCAACATCAAGCCCATTCTTTATTTCGACGCCGAAGGGAAAATCGACGCCTTGGAGCGGGTGCGCACCAAGCGGCGCGCCTTGCAACGCATCCTCGACCTGGCCAAGGAGCGCGCCGGCGACCGACCGGTCAAAGTCGGCATCATCCACGCCCATGCGGCCGAGGCCGCCCAAGCCTTCAAGGCCCAGGTGGAGCAGACTCTGAATTGCCAGGAAACCCTGTTTGTGGAACTGAGCCCTGTGTTGGGCACCCATGTGGGGCCGGGGACGATTGGGATGGGCTTTTTCCTCACCGAAGAGTGA
- a CDS encoding glycosyltransferase family 4 protein: MKIIEMLTYYRPHVSGLTVYVERLSRALAARGHEVTVLTSQYDRALPREEVLDGVRVVRVPVLFRVSKGVIMPTIGLEATRQVLAHDVVHLHLPQFDAAGVAFRGRVFRRPTVLTYHCDVKLPPGAFNRVVNTVVHTMDHLAAIFAHQVVTYTQDYADHSPYLRRYRHKLTTVLPPVTLPRATSEAIAAFARQHNPQGRRPVIGMAARLAAEKGVEYLVAAMERILERYPEALVLYAGPYENVLGEEAYRRRVMPAIRKLAEVGHWRFVGLLSAEEMAAYYPNLDVLVLPSLNSTEGFGLVQIEAMMNGVPVVASNLPGVRQPVRMTSMGEIAQVGDAASLAQAILKVLEHPEAYRGDPEAVARRFAPEATAAAYEALFERLRGVLS; this comes from the coding sequence GTGAAGATTATAGAAATGCTGACTTACTACCGCCCCCATGTGAGCGGTTTGACGGTTTATGTGGAACGACTTTCCCGCGCTTTAGCGGCGCGGGGGCACGAGGTCACGGTGCTCACCTCCCAATACGACCGCGCCCTGCCCCGTGAGGAGGTGCTGGACGGCGTGCGGGTGGTGCGGGTGCCGGTGCTCTTTCGGGTGAGCAAAGGGGTCATCATGCCCACCATCGGCCTGGAGGCCACCCGCCAGGTGCTGGCCCACGATGTGGTGCACCTGCACCTGCCTCAGTTCGACGCGGCTGGTGTGGCTTTTCGCGGCCGGGTGTTCCGTCGCCCCACGGTGTTGACCTATCATTGCGATGTGAAGTTGCCTCCAGGGGCGTTCAATCGCGTGGTTAACACGGTGGTGCACACCATGGACCATCTGGCGGCCATCTTCGCCCATCAGGTGGTTACCTATACCCAGGACTATGCCGACCATTCGCCCTATTTGCGGCGCTACCGGCACAAACTGACCACGGTGCTGCCCCCGGTGACGCTGCCCAGAGCGACATCGGAGGCCATCGCCGCCTTTGCCCGCCAGCACAACCCGCAAGGTCGACGGCCCGTGATCGGTATGGCGGCCCGCCTAGCTGCGGAGAAAGGGGTGGAATACCTGGTGGCGGCCATGGAGCGCATTTTGGAACGTTACCCCGAAGCCCTGGTGCTTTACGCTGGCCCATACGAGAACGTGCTGGGTGAGGAGGCGTACCGCCGGCGGGTCATGCCGGCCATCCGCAAATTGGCGGAGGTGGGGCATTGGCGCTTCGTGGGGCTGCTCAGCGCCGAAGAGATGGCCGCGTATTACCCTAACCTGGATGTGCTCGTGTTGCCCAGCCTGAACTCCACCGAGGGTTTTGGTCTGGTGCAAATCGAGGCCATGATGAACGGCGTGCCCGTGGTGGCTTCCAACCTGCCCGGCGTGCGCCAGCCGGTCAGGATGACCAGTATGGGCGAAATCGCCCAGGTGGGCGATGCGGCCAGCCTGGCGCAGGCCATCCTCAAAGTGCTCGAGCACCCCGAAGCCTACCGCGGCGATCCCGAAGCCGTGGCGCGCAGGTTCGCCCCTGAGGCGACGGCCGCGGCCTACGAAGCGCTGTTTGAGCGGTTGAGGGGAGTCCTTTCCTGA
- a CDS encoding NAD-dependent epimerase/dehydratase family protein, whose amino-acid sequence MARHYLITGGAGFIGANYAARLLRRGERVTIYDNLSRRGAERNIAWLREQFGEQHFRLVVGDVRDAALLTAQVREADVVVHLAAQVAVTTSVRDPRLDFEINALGTFNVLEAARLSPRRPLVLYASTNKVYGGMEEVAVVEEATRYRYADLPHGVPETQPLDFHSPYGCSKGAGDQYVRDYARIYGVPTVVFRQSCIYGPRQWGVEDQGWVAWFVIAAVTGRPITIYGDGKQVRDLLFVEDLLDAYDAAVDRREQVAGEVYNIGGGPQHTVSIWREFGPLLEGLLGHPVPVTYGDWRPGDQRVYISDIRKAERELGWRPQVGVEEGVRRLVAWVQANRELFV is encoded by the coding sequence ATGGCACGCCATTACCTGATCACCGGCGGCGCCGGGTTCATCGGCGCCAACTACGCGGCCCGTCTGCTGCGGCGCGGCGAGCGGGTGACGATTTACGACAATCTCTCTCGCCGGGGGGCCGAGCGCAACATCGCCTGGCTGCGGGAACAGTTCGGCGAACAGCATTTCCGTCTGGTGGTGGGGGATGTGCGCGACGCGGCGCTGCTCACCGCCCAGGTGCGCGAAGCCGATGTGGTCGTTCACCTGGCGGCTCAGGTGGCCGTGACGACTTCGGTGCGCGACCCGCGCCTGGACTTTGAAATCAACGCCTTGGGTACCTTCAATGTGCTGGAAGCCGCCCGCCTGTCCCCTCGGCGGCCCCTGGTCCTTTACGCTTCCACCAACAAGGTGTATGGCGGCATGGAAGAGGTGGCCGTGGTGGAGGAGGCGACCCGCTACCGCTACGCCGACCTGCCTCACGGCGTGCCCGAAACTCAGCCGCTAGATTTCCACTCCCCCTACGGCTGCTCCAAAGGAGCGGGCGATCAGTATGTGCGCGACTACGCCCGCATCTACGGCGTGCCCACGGTGGTCTTCCGCCAGAGTTGCATCTACGGCCCGCGCCAGTGGGGCGTGGAGGATCAAGGTTGGGTGGCCTGGTTCGTCATCGCTGCCGTTACGGGCAGGCCTATCACCATCTACGGCGACGGGAAGCAGGTGCGTGACCTGCTCTTCGTGGAGGATTTGCTGGATGCTTATGACGCCGCCGTGGACCGGCGGGAGCAGGTGGCTGGGGAGGTGTACAACATCGGCGGCGGCCCCCAGCACACCGTGTCCATCTGGCGGGAGTTTGGCCCCTTGCTGGAAGGACTGTTGGGCCATCCGGTGCCGGTGACCTATGGCGACTGGCGGCCCGGCGATCAGCGGGTGTACATTTCCGACATCCGCAAAGCCGAACGGGAGTTGGGTTGGCGCCCCCAGGTGGGGGTAGAAGAAGGCGTGCGGCGGCTGGTGGCGTGGGTGCAGGCGAACCGGGAGTTGTTCGTATAG
- a CDS encoding flippase-like domain-containing protein, which yields MKTRWSPRTWVGFLVSAAALAAVLALADVHTLVQALRRLPPLTLTAAVVLLAASIGLRALAWRLLLGGRASWSAAFWALNAGYLVNNLIPLRAGEAARALLIAPRARVSFWHALSTVMVERLMDVVLLAGMLLAAIPWVLDLPQAHHASLTLGGLAIAVLFVLALLAAFRVPLGRILETRLTPRGGRRTRRLLGWAQHFLDGLEVLAHPLRFLVLLGLMTVSWLVQVVAYGLALQVLVPQANLWWATFVLGSVGMGVAVPSAPGGLGVMEGVMVFVLHALGVDPSVALAYALAMHAVYYLVTVSLGMAGLSVYGASLPQIVQQTVRPR from the coding sequence GTGAAAACGCGTTGGAGCCCCCGCACCTGGGTGGGCTTTCTGGTCAGCGCCGCTGCTCTGGCCGCCGTGTTGGCCCTGGCCGATGTGCACACCTTAGTCCAGGCCCTGCGCCGCCTGCCGCCCCTCACCTTGACGGCGGCCGTGGTGCTCCTGGCGGCCTCCATCGGCCTGCGGGCGTTGGCTTGGCGGTTGCTGCTGGGGGGGCGGGCCTCGTGGTCTGCGGCCTTTTGGGCCCTCAACGCCGGCTACTTGGTGAACAATCTCATCCCCTTGCGGGCCGGGGAGGCCGCCCGCGCCTTGCTCATTGCCCCTCGGGCTCGTGTTTCTTTTTGGCATGCCCTCTCCACCGTGATGGTGGAGCGTTTGATGGATGTGGTGCTGTTGGCCGGGATGTTGCTGGCCGCCATCCCCTGGGTGCTGGACCTGCCCCAGGCCCATCATGCGTCACTCACCCTGGGGGGACTGGCGATAGCGGTGTTGTTCGTCTTGGCCCTGCTGGCCGCGTTCCGCGTCCCTCTGGGCCGGATCCTGGAGACTCGCCTGACCCCCAGGGGCGGTCGCCGGACCCGACGGTTGCTGGGCTGGGCCCAACACTTTCTGGACGGCCTGGAAGTCCTGGCCCACCCCCTGCGGTTTTTGGTCCTCCTGGGGCTGATGACCGTCTCCTGGCTGGTGCAGGTGGTGGCCTACGGCCTGGCTCTGCAAGTCCTGGTGCCCCAGGCCAACCTGTGGTGGGCGACTTTTGTGCTGGGCAGCGTGGGTATGGGCGTGGCCGTGCCCTCGGCCCCCGGAGGCCTGGGCGTCATGGAGGGTGTGATGGTTTTTGTGTTGCACGCCCTGGGCGTGGACCCTTCCGTCGCTCTGGCCTACGCCCTGGCCATGCACGCCGTGTACTACCTGGTGACCGTGTCCCTGGGCATGGCGGGGTTGAGCGTCTACGGCGCTTCGTTGCCTCAGATTGTGCAACAGACTGTAAGACCTCGGTGA
- the lepA gene encoding elongation factor 4 codes for MTKLIRNFSIIAHIDHGKSTLADRLLQLTGTISDREMTEQVLDDMELEREKGVTIKASAVRMRYTAQDGQTYELNLIDTPGHVDFGYEVSRALAACEGALLVVDASQGVEAQTLANLYLALENDLEIIPVVNKIDLPSARPDEVAHEVAELLGVPEEEVIRISAKEGTNVELVLEAIVRQVPPPQGDPDAPLRALIFDSHYDPYKGVVVYVRVVEGRLTATDTLRLMASEAEFRPVEVGVFAPRMTPTGGLEAGEVGYIATGLKTVQEARVGDTVTQAQRPAAEPLPGYRHPKPMVFAGIYPTEAEDYENLRDALAKLQLNDAALVYEPETSQALGFGFRCGFLGMFHMEIVQERLEREYDLDIVVTAPSVEYEVVLRNGEVVRIDSPAQLPDEGEIAEIREPWMDIQIFTPLAYYGPVMDLVTKRRGVFVRQEHPTPDRVVLYFQLPLAELIVDFFDQLKSRTRGYASLDYQFAEYRPGDLVKLEILVHGEPVDALATIVHRDEAYHRGQRLVSKLKKLIPRQLFEVPIQAVAGGRIISRANVKALRKDVLSKCYGGDVTRKRKLLEKQKKGKKRMKMVGKVAIPQEAFLAVLQLGEEEG; via the coding sequence ATGACGAAACTCATCCGCAACTTCTCCATCATCGCCCATATCGACCACGGCAAGTCCACCCTGGCCGACCGCCTGCTCCAACTCACCGGCACCATCTCCGACCGCGAGATGACCGAGCAGGTGCTGGACGACATGGAGTTGGAGCGGGAGAAAGGCGTGACCATCAAAGCCTCGGCCGTGCGGATGCGCTACACCGCCCAGGACGGCCAGACTTACGAACTCAACCTCATCGACACGCCGGGCCATGTGGACTTCGGCTACGAGGTCAGTCGCGCCCTGGCCGCCTGCGAAGGGGCGCTGCTGGTGGTGGATGCCAGCCAGGGGGTGGAGGCCCAGACCTTAGCCAACCTTTACCTGGCTTTGGAGAATGACCTGGAAATCATCCCGGTGGTGAACAAAATCGACCTCCCCTCGGCGCGGCCTGATGAGGTGGCCCATGAAGTGGCCGAACTCCTGGGTGTCCCGGAGGAAGAGGTCATCCGCATCTCGGCCAAAGAGGGCACCAATGTAGAGCTGGTGCTGGAGGCCATCGTGCGCCAGGTGCCGCCGCCGCAAGGCGACCCCGACGCGCCCCTGCGGGCCCTCATTTTCGATTCCCACTACGACCCCTACAAGGGTGTGGTGGTCTATGTGCGTGTGGTCGAGGGCCGCCTGACGGCCACCGACACTTTGCGCCTGATGGCCTCGGAAGCCGAGTTTCGCCCGGTGGAGGTGGGCGTCTTCGCCCCGCGCATGACCCCCACCGGGGGGCTGGAAGCCGGCGAGGTGGGCTACATCGCCACTGGATTGAAGACCGTGCAGGAGGCTCGCGTGGGCGATACCGTCACCCAGGCTCAGCGCCCCGCCGCCGAGCCGCTCCCCGGCTATCGTCACCCCAAGCCCATGGTCTTCGCCGGCATTTACCCCACCGAAGCCGAGGACTACGAAAACCTGCGCGACGCCCTGGCCAAACTGCAACTCAACGACGCAGCGCTGGTCTATGAGCCGGAGACCTCCCAGGCCCTGGGCTTTGGGTTCCGCTGCGGTTTCCTGGGTATGTTCCACATGGAAATCGTCCAGGAGCGCTTAGAGCGCGAGTACGACCTGGACATCGTGGTCACCGCTCCCTCGGTGGAGTACGAGGTGGTGCTGCGCAACGGCGAGGTGGTGCGCATCGATTCCCCAGCACAACTGCCCGACGAAGGGGAGATCGCCGAAATCCGCGAGCCGTGGATGGACATCCAGATTTTCACCCCGCTGGCCTACTACGGGCCGGTGATGGACCTGGTCACCAAGCGGCGAGGGGTGTTCGTGCGTCAGGAGCATCCTACGCCCGACCGGGTGGTGCTTTACTTTCAACTCCCCCTGGCCGAACTCATCGTGGACTTCTTTGACCAACTCAAGTCCCGCACGCGGGGCTATGCTTCGCTGGACTACCAGTTCGCCGAATACCGCCCCGGCGATTTGGTCAAACTGGAGATTCTGGTGCACGGCGAGCCGGTGGACGCTCTGGCGACCATCGTCCATCGGGACGAGGCCTACCATCGAGGGCAACGGTTGGTCTCCAAACTCAAGAAACTCATCCCGCGACAGTTGTTCGAGGTGCCCATTCAGGCCGTGGCGGGGGGGCGGATCATCTCCCGCGCCAATGTGAAGGCCCTGCGTAAGGATGTGCTGTCCAAGTGCTACGGCGGCGATGTGACCCGCAAGCGCAAACTGCTGGAAAAGCAAAAGAAGGGCAAAAAGCGGATGAAGATGGTGGGCAAGGTGGCCATCCCCCAGGAGGCTTTTCTGGCGGTGCTGCAGTTGGGGGAGGAGGAAGGGTGA